The segment CTAGGGTCGTAGACATTTCCATGAGAAGAAACGGCCCAACTGAGCTTAACAGAAAATTCCAATCTAATAGCACTTTACGTAAATTATTTCGATTGTACACATACATCAGTCCCATAATCTATATTTCGATAGTTGGTTTTGGACTGATGATTCTTATACAAACATACTCCTTCATAGAATTGGGAGATGTTTCGGTTATAAAACAGTGTATCTCGTTCTATTGTTGTTGCATATTTGTAAGTACATTAAACAATGTGTTTATGGATTAATCAACGAATAACTGCTTCAGGCAATGAGTATGAATACGTTATGCCTCTATTTAATCAACGCAATGAAACTTTGGGACCAGGAGGGAACAATTTCACTTGCAACATTCGTAACTATTGAACTGAGCCCTAAAAATCAGAGACGGataaaaaagctaaaattcaagtttaaacTTTATTGCGCTCTTTTCTCAACGATATTCATATCTTCGATGTTGATTAACAGCTACATTGTATTAAAGGAAGTAAATGTATTTATTCCCCTGTCAGTAGTCCTGAGAGCTATCAATTACGAGTGCACTGGTAAGTATACTACTATACTATATTATACTATCCTATAATTCGTAGTTTGAATCTCTGCGTGTGTATCGAATTAGGTAGCACGTACGTGTCTAGACGTGTGAGGGGAACtcaatattcaaataacaagGACAGAGATATCGTGcgttaaaaaacaattttgatcaaGCACGCTTTGGTGTTATTTCACACTGGgcccgtatgtctttgatatgttctgCGTAATCTCGAGTACGAACGAGTAAAcctaatttcacttttaaatttaatcttcaCACGAgctcaagaaaaaatttaacataaataaatctaattaatatttatttacttaccccATTTACACCCGATGCTGAAACGACAAGGCTGAATTTCACGGGCCCGTTCCCCGTTTATGAACTGTCCGTTCCGAAAATAAGACTCGACCATGAAGGCTTAAcgcaaatataatttttaacagttaGAAAACCTTAATTAACCAAGACGCAAGTCCTTGGACCTTTGAAAAAGACCACTTTTACTAACAAATTATACAGGTGAACGAGATCGTATTTAAGTGAAGTTCAGATTAAGTCGAGATTACGTAGAACGTATCAAAGACCTACGGCATCAAATAATTCCACCGCCTCTTTGAACGTTCTTTTTTCAACGCGCGGTATAATATGCACGTCTTCTACAGACTAGACTAACGGATTGGGTGCACACGTGTTGAATAAAGATGGTGGCATGAACGTATGTCTTTGAGTGAACGATTTGTTACAATTCTGGCACGACCAGAGGCGTGACAATACATGTTAATGGTTTCGTTATGTTCCAGCTAACTATAAACAGTTTTCTtggttttgattttatttattttggtgTCTAGTTCATAAATCAATAGTCTCCTCATCCTTTACCTGCCTTTGTTATACCAGATATTGTATTTCAAACCAGACACAAGATGTTTGAGTCGCCTCTGGCCATACTTTATGTTCGCCTTGAATTGATTTGATGCACATGATTCGTATGTACGATACACATGCCAAGATCTCAACTACAAACTATAGTAAACAACGGTGCAGAAAAGAATGTTTTCCCTTTAAATGATAAATTCCTCGGTTGCCATGAATATTACCAAATTATACAGTGTATTCAATTGAAAACTTACCACCCCAAATATCGTAGAAACGGGTCTTCCAGGTTGCGAGGGGGAATACTTTTGCCATTACTCGTGAAAACCTAATTGTCGCCCCTTGCCACCCCGCTACCAGCActtgaaaactttaaatggCACCCCCCACCGAGTTGCATCTCGTATTAAAGGCAatgaaaagtacaaaatatcGGTGCATTAAGGAACTCAAATGATCAAAGTACTTCAATAcgtattttcgtttttacgATATTCCGGTGATAAGTTCTCAAATGAACACGCTGTACATGAATAATGAAGGTTACACACGTATcgtttaatataattttactgAGGCTATTACCGAACCTCGttccattattattatattgtcTCTCCTTGTGACAATGGGCAGCTTTTCTCAAAAGATATTTGCTTTTAGACTGCATCGTGGTAAATGTCCTGTATTTCATTATAATGCTCTTTGGGAATGAAACCAATATTTCGGTGCTAATAGTAACTTGCCTCATAATGTGTGTAATGTTCCTTATGAACTTCGAATTATTGCTGCTTATTGATAATGTCTATAAAAGAGGCAAAGAGCTTAAAGTTATTGATTACAAGAACGAAAAGCACAATGCTGCGTTTGTTAAATCTCAATTGATGAGGATAATTGAGGCTCATGTGCTCTTCAAAGAgtaagtaaattttgaaaaatcttggGTCAGGATCTAACAGAGAGTGATAACGTTTATAGCATGTATGTCACTATAGTTAAAGCTCATCAGatggtttttttctttgtgatTTCTACAAGTTTTTTTGGAGGTTTCTTATCCTTTATCACTGTAGTGTCCGTAAGTATATCTAAAAATTCACAGAGAATATTCGGCATCAATTATCGATTTACAGAACGTACTGCCAGCAGTTaatggacttttttttttttctacattcTTCATAGGTTCTTACTTGATTTCAGATTTGGGACAAAATTACTCAAATAATGTAAGTATGATTGGTTAAATATTCCCTCATGCCGACTTTGGCCTACATTTCATAGTCTCAGTTTTCACGTAATTCGTTGAATCatctaatttatttcataacaATTTATTCTCGATTTCTTTTTCTGCTTATCTGTAAACATCAATTGTAACGAGTTATTATAATTTCTGATTGAACGGCTGCAAAGCAAATTTGCTGGCAAAACTccatattgtaattttattacattgaCCCTATGTTGGCGTGAACgttcaaacattgaaatttacatttaagtgTAAATAATATCGACCTATATAGGATCTATTCTTGTTCTGAGCAAAATAAATAGATTTGGCTATCTTTACCGAGTCTCTTTTGATTGCAAGATTATCGAGTACACTGAGTATATTATATACATAGGTTTCAGGGTTGCCATCTCGTTGAAGCTGTACATAGTCTAAATTGGTACCAATGGAGCATCGAAAATCAAAAGAtgtatttaattgtaattaCCAACTTTTATAAGGATCTGAACGTTTCATTGTATTCTACAGTTCAAGTTAGTAAcgattatttcaaaatggtACGTTACTTATCTGTTTCTTGAGTTGCCACGTATCGTAGTTTTGCTGAATTTTCAGATTTGTAGTATATCGTATAGCTTGATTAGCTGTGTTTACTCCATGGAAATTAAGAAAGCAGTTGCAGATCTAGCTTGAACTACCCACTTATAAAAAACTATGTATATAGGAGTgaccaaaataatatttcccgGGACTGATTGCTACATACAGgcactttattaatttatcttattttaaaatatcgataGTAgttgtaaatgaaaatatcaattaaagaATTCGATCTTCAAGCCTCAATTGAAACCCATCGGCTCTCTTCAATATTATGTCACTTTGCAATCTAAAATCCTTTTCTTCATTCGGCGAAATTAATTTGTAGTTCCTAAGAACACTTGCGATCAGCACCTTCAACTTTAACATAGCATATTTTCTACCTAAAATATCACATTCTATCTTATTCTGAAATTATCGTACGAACCCAAATTTCCTACCCAAACAACTCCTGGGTCCAGCACTGAAaggaaaataagcatagtaaTGTCGGCCCTGGCAATTCTCaggcaaaaaattatcaggGTCAAACTTATCTGGATTGGCCCATATTTTAGAGAGTCTGTGAGTAACGTATTGCGAAATTATCACTGTAGTGCCTGCAGGAATTGTTACGTCGCGAGATGCTAAAACGACTAcatgaaaacaaatgtttatCCTGAATCACTATAGTCACCAAGCTTAACATCTTCATTGATTTTTCTGGCAATCATCGGTACTGGCGGGTACAACCTCATGGTTTCCATTATAACTCGTTCGAGATACTTCATTTGAAGAGTGTCGTTGAATGTAATTGGTCGGTTCCAATTATCATggaaaatttccttcaattctgTAATGCACTTTTCCTGGATATCTTGGTGGGTTCCTAAGACAGTAAGGACAAAGCTCGAGGCTGCAGCTGTGGTGTCATGAccctaaaacattttattagaaagcaattaaactttaaatattaaataacataCCGCGAAAGTAATGGTGCTCACTTCATCTTCAATATCATTATCATTCAGTTTGTTTCCTTCGGAGTTACTTGCTTCAATCATGAAATCCAAAAAAGCTAGTCTTTTCTTCTCACCTAGAGaactaatattaaatttaaatttcaaaacttgattGTCTATTTGAACTTACCAACATCATTCTCttcattaatttctaaatCATCTCGAATATACTGGTAATTCTCAGTTCTCTCATTTTCAAcgccatttgaatttttagaaatttcagcAACTGCTTCATTGTATAAACTGGGCTCTCCTTTTTTAACCCTCAACGCATAGTCTTCCTTCTTGGTTTTGAGTACCTAGGACACAAGAAAATCATTATAAGACACGATTGTTAAgcaagaaatataaaaaatgagcATATTTATACCCTTTTGGTGAGGCTTCGAATAATGTCCAGCAATTTAATTTGGTCCTTTGCCATTTTAGTCCATCTGAAGAAAAACGATAGACGAAGCAAAAGATTGTAATGTCTTTGGTGA is part of the Euwallacea fornicatus isolate EFF26 chromosome 8, ASM4011564v1, whole genome shotgun sequence genome and harbors:
- the LOC136340475 gene encoding cytochrome P450 4g1-like, giving the protein MSSQRIHLITHSLSSIPNPWVSILLGIVLILTIYHFWFQSLRHVKMVKNIPGPKPVPILGNALHVIGLGPEDVMKKILGMVKEYDTDVGRAYFGPRLIIGLLNPVDIELILGSPVHLEKPWEYSLFESWIGQGLLTSYGDKWRSHRKMLAPTFHSSILKTFMPIFNKNAIALLKKLDKAKSLTFDVHDYMSGTTVDILLETAMGVNTNDDTAGFKYAKAIMDMCSIIHQRHYNLLLRLSFFFRWTKMAKDQIKLLDIIRSLTKRVLKTKKEDYALRVKKGEPSLYNEAVAEISKNSNGVENERTENYQYIRDDLEINEENDVGEKKRLAFLDFMIEASNSEGNKLNDNDIEDEVSTITFAGHDTTAAASSFVLTVLGTHQDIQEKCITELKEIFHDNWNRPITFNDTLQMKYLERVIMETMRLYPPVPMIARKINEDVKLASRDVTIPAGTTVIISQYVTHRLSKIWANPDKFDPDNFLPENCQGRHYYAYFPFSAGPRSCLGRKYAMLKLKVLIASVLRNYKLISPNEEKDFRLQSDIILKRADGFQLRLEDRIL